In the genome of Delphinus delphis chromosome 15, mDelDel1.2, whole genome shotgun sequence, one region contains:
- the PALB2 gene encoding partner and localizer of BRCA2 isoform X6, translating into MRGQLGAACLCLIGTASLLSDASFLPAQFCLVFFFFQLKEKLAFLKREYSKTLARLQRAQRAEKFKNSIKRTVEGQDSSLQQEVSTQLTDTEPKNKVSPCDTLQINTHVDKETGEKTPITLDLEPESFSPGRIPAEGSRIQRSDDIQEHFPYGVSGPDGKKRQSKLLGRRKKQERTFISQERESFFDIDSLILSGKRLKEQEEINRENPKTPVTEIRTYPSSPKSDIPDSPAPVTGTNVGSVLILPNAKPQRDVDALLRGNNFPRVTTLPLHVPSVSSSGQHLEHEPPKSNCELTTHSLENISPASPVNLETQNKKMTVFTDNPEVNKSISASDQPPRSPNLEAGNSCSINELTYDNLVANENQNLKEQNPTEMSFKSPNNALGGRNESRLEKEVPSQSKSLSLEVISPVSTENQTHSCTVLEGLLFPAEYYVRTTRRMSDCQRKVALEAVIQSHLDVRKKGFKNKNKESAKKLNVSNEETNQSEIKMSHTYAEQPSSKSPQKLLSLTEVNSPAGPTKNDFSGKAVTQPSGRKRKGRRKSVCTPLLDHHELLLPTSGTSGVNRSKEEVALHRDQNEKAIIHEKEGHCQKEDSLSYSNYVYLSLDDDAFSSPVHKSETLNLKHLSPFLKITDFQLPDEDFGPLKLEKLKSCSEKLMEPFGSKIYGEGHLKGGNCVAVEQLTPKQITIEKEDGKEERIILPGKAHPKMPNQKSQPQEKGLSSSILLFTPVNTVASDDNDRPTAELCSPAFPVLGSTPAFGSQAHGEKVSAEVVGQACSTPQLSHLKAAVSLASDHKQFWGSPPKLDSSLHVAGREGQPSRDCDSGPQATALPIESSTYKENQLRGNTCQELRKHSTEQTEIADVPACDSLNPGTLQLVSKLKNPSGSCSVDVSAMWWEIAGFKERCIITACEYVVSLWKPLDTWQWEKIYSWHFAEVPVLQIVLVPDVCNLVCVALGNLEIREIRALLCSPDGKSEKQVLLSSGNIKAVLGLTKRRLVSSSGTLCDQQVEIMTFAEDGGNLKTGQLLKKMHIGDSYQASVCHKAYSEMVPGR; encoded by the exons ATGAGGGGCCAGCTGGGCGCCGCATGCTTGTGTCTGATAGGCACTGCATCCCTTCTCTCTGATGCCTCCTTTCTACCTGCTCAGTTTTGtttggtgtttttcttcttccagttgaAGGAAAAATTAGCATTCTTGAAAAGGGAATACAGCAAGACACTGGCCCGCCTTCAG CGTGCCCAGAGAGCTGAGAAGTTTAAGAATTCCATTAAGAGAACAGTAGAAGGACAAGATTCCTCGCTCCAGCAGGAAGTTTCAACGCAGCTAACTGACACAG AACCTAAAAATAAAGTATCTCCTTGTGACACGTTGCAAATCAACACCCACGTCGATAAAGaaactggagaaaagacacctATCACACTTGACCTTGAGCCTGAGTCCTTTAGCCCTGGACGAATCCCAGCAGAAGGATCACGCATACAAAGATCAGACGATATCCAAGAACATTTTCCGTACGGGGTCAGTGGCCCTGATGGTAAGAAAAGGCAGAGTAAGCTGctagggagaagaaagaaacaggagagaACATTTATTTCACAGGAGAGAGAGTCTTTCTTTGACATTGATTCGCTCATACTCTCTGGAAAAAGACTAAAGGAACAGgaagaaatcaatagagaaaatcctaAGACACCTGTAACTGAGATAAGAACTTACCCGTCAAGTCCTAAGTCTGACATTCCCGATTCTCCAGCACCAGTTACAGGAACTAATGTAGGGAGTGTATTAATTCTGCCAAACGCCAAACCGCAGAGAGATGTTGATGCACTCTTAAGAGGAAATAATTTCCCCAGGGTGACTACTCTTCCTTTGCATGTTCCATCAGTCAGCAGTAGTGGTCAGCACCTCGAGCATGAGCCTCCTAAAAGTAACTGTGAACTCACTACTCACAGTTTAGAAAACATTAGCCCTGCTTCGCCTGTAAACTTagagacacaaaacaaaaaaatgactgTCTTTACAGATAACCCAGAGGTAAACAAAAGTATAAGTGCAAGTGACCAGCCGCCTAGAAGTCCTAACTTGGAGGCAGGTAATTCATGTTCTATAAATGAACTCACCTATGATAACTTAGtggcaaatgaaaaccaaaacttaaaagaacaaaatcccACAGAGATGTCTTTTAAATCTCCCAATAATGCTCTTGGTGGTAGAAACGAAAGTCGTCTGGAAAAAGAAGTTCCAAGTCAGTCTAAGAGTCTTAGCCTAGAAGTAATTTCTCCCGTTTCTACAGAAAATCAAACACATTCTTGCACAGTGCTTGAAGGCCTTCTATTTCCTGCAGAGTATTATGTTAGAACAACACGACGCATGTCAGATTGCCAGAGGAAAGTAGCCCTGGAGGCTGTAATACAAAGTCATTTGGATGTCAGAAAAaagggctttaaaaataaaaataaggaatctGCTAAAAAGTTAAACGTTTCCAATGAAGAAACTAACCAAAGTGAAATTAAGATGTCGCACACATACGCAGAACAACCAAGTTCAAAAAGTCCTCAGAAACTTCTCTCGTTAACTGAGGTCAACTCTCCCGCTGGCCCCACTAAAAATGACTTTTCTGGGAAGGCGGTTACCCAGCCATCTGGTAGAAAAcgcaaaggaagaagaaagtcagTCTGCACCCCTCTGTTAGATCACCATGAACTACTTTTGCCAACTTCTGGCACATCAGGTGTTAATAGGTCCAAGGAAGAAGTTGCCTTGCACAGAGATCAGAATGAAAAAGCAATTATTCATG AGAAGGAAGGTCATTGTCAAAAAGAGGACTCCCTTTCTTACAGTAATTACGTGTATTTATCTTTGGATGATGATGCTTTCAGTTCTCCAGTTCATAAGAGTGAAACGCTAAATTTAAAGCATCTGTCGCCTTTTCTCAAAATCACAGACTTCCAGTTACCTGATGAAGACTTTGGGCCTCTTAAGCTTGAAAAACTGAAGTCTTGCTCAGAAAAGCTGATGGAGCCTTTTGGATCAAAAATATATGGAGAGGGACATCTTAAAGGGGGAAATTGTgttgctgtggagcaactgaccCCTAAACAAATCACTATAGAGAAGGAGGATGGGAAAGAGGAACGGATCATCCTGCCAGGAAAGGCACATCCTAAAATGCCAAACCAAAAAAGCCAGCCGCAGGAGAAGGGGCTTTCTTCATCCATTTTACTTTTCACTCCTGTAAATACTGTTGCATCTGATGATAATGACAGACCGACAGCAGAGCTATGCTCACCTGCTTTCCCCGTCTTAGGCTCTACTCCAGCTTTTGGCTCCCAAGCCCATGGAGAAAAGGTGTCTGCAGAGGTTGTTGGTCAAGCTTGCTCTACACCCCAGCTTTCTCACTTAAAAGCCGCAGTCAGCCTTGCTAGTGACCATAAACAATTTTGGGGCAGCCCACCAAAATTAGATAGCAGCCTGCATGTGGCAGGAAGGGAAGGACAGCCTTCCCGTGACTGTGACTCTGGTCCGCAAGCAACAGCTCTACCCATCGAGTCATCAACCTACAAAGAAAATCAGCTCCGTGGAAACACGTGCCAGGAATTACGGAAACATTCCACTGAACAG ACTGAAATAGCAGACGTTCCTGCTTGTGATAGCTTAAACCCAGGCACCCTACAATTGGTTTCAAAGTTAAAG AATCCTTCAGGTTCCTGTTCTGTGGATGTGAGTGCCATGTGGTGGGAAATAGCTGGTTTCAAAGAACGGTGTATCATAACTGCTTGTGAATACGTAGTTTCTCTTTGGAAACCTCTGGATACTTGGCAGTGGGAAAAAATTTATTCCTGGCACTTCGCAGAG gtcCCAGTATTACAGATAGTTCTAGTGCCTGATGTTTGTAATCTTGTGTGTGTGGCTTTGGGAAACTTGGAAATCAGAGAAATCAG